Within the uncultured Draconibacterium sp. genome, the region GAACTATAATACGCATTTGCGATTGGTACGGCATTCAGCATGTTTTCTGTTCGCCCGACTCCGTTGATCTGTACAACCCGAAAGTAATTCAGGCAAGCATGGGATCTTTCAGCCGCATAAAACTGCATGAATGTGATTTTGAGAGACTCGCCGGATTAGCACAAGAATCAGAAACGCCCGTGTTTGGGGCATTTATGAATGGCGATAATATTTACCAAAAGCAGCTGCCAAAGCAAGCCGTACTTGTAATGGGTAACGAAGGAAACGGTATAAGACCTGACGTTGAAAAACTTATTACCGACAAACTGAGTATTCCTAATTTCTCGGAGCATGAGATTAAAGCCGAGTCGTTAAATGTTTCGGTTGCAACAGCAATACTTTGCTCCGAATTTAAACGAGCTTATTCAAAGTGAAATGAAAGAGTGAAAATCTTCGATCTCAGATTTTTTATCGATTGTGCGTAATATAAACGTTGCTGTCCGCCGGGAAGATCTCCCAACTGGTCGTTCAATCCAAAACTAAATTTGGCTTCAACCGAGAAACGGAAGAACGCAAAATAGTGGTCCCAGCCACCACCAACTTCGGCATAAAAACCTCCGTTCTTCAATTTTATTAAGTCTTCCTGTGCAGTTCGCGAGATATCATGACGATAAGCTCCACCGAAAATAACATAGGGCCGATCGTTATTAATACGTCGCGCTTTGTATTTCAACAATAACGGGAAATCGAGAAAAGTAGACCGAATGGTGTAATAAGAAAGATCCTCTTCATAAACATTTACATCCCTTACCGGGACATTAAAAGTCAATTGCCTTTCGCCAAACGACAAGCCGGGCAGAAAACGCAAGTTAAAATCCTTTGAGAGCCTCATACTTGTAACAATCCCAACCGTAAAACCGGGAATTAAAGTAGCCACATCAGAACGGATATTACTATCCCAAATTATTCCATCATCCGGATAGGGTATAAAATCAGTATTTTCGCCAATAGGATTGTAATTTACCACATTAAAATCGAGGGTATTCATCCCGAGGGTAAAACCAAAATGAAAAAGTTTATCATCAAAAGTTGTCAGGTAGTTAATTTTTTGCTTTTGGGCAAAAACACTACAACCTGCAATAAGGAATATGATTGAGATTAAAACTTTCTTCACCTTCTTAATGTTGCTTTTATGAAAAACAAAAAAACGAATAATTTATTGTTTGCTATGATTTTAATTGTTGGGTTTATGTGCCTTGTAAATTGAGGCGATTCCAAAAGTCTGCCGATAACATTCATTCTGAACAAAACCAACATCGGCTAAAATAGTTAAAAATCTGTCACCATCGGGGAATTCATTTACCGATTCGGGCAAATAAGTGTAGGCTCGGCTATCTTTCGACACCATTCTTCCGATTAACGGCAAAATGCGCATGAAATAAAACATGTAAATCTGCTTGAACGGAAAACTTACCGGTTTCGAGAATTCGAGAACGAAAAATACGCCGCCGGGTTTTAACACACGCTGAATGTCGGAAAGTCCTTTTTCCAGATTCTCGAAATTGCGTACACCAAAACCAACAATAGCAGCATCAAAAGCGCCGTCATCGAACGGCAGGTTTTCCGAGTCAGCTTTTCGAAACTTGATTTGGTCGTCAAGTTTTTTTGCCTTTATCTTTTCTCGTCCAACATTCAACATTCCTTCCGAAATGTCGATACCGGTAACTTTTACATCGCCAAGTTTTAACGCAGCGATAGCAAAATCGCCGGTACCCGTTGCAATATCAAGAATAGTTGCGGGCTGATAAGGTTTCAGTTTTTTAATGGTTTTTCTGCGCCATATTTTATCAATATTCAATGATAATACATGGTTCAGTAAATCATATTTCGGAGAGATATTATCGAACATCTCCTCCACCTGACCTTTCTTGGATTGTTTTGATTGCTTATAAGGAAGGGCTGCCATTAAGATCCAACAGTCATTTTATCGATG harbors:
- a CDS encoding RNA methyltransferase, producing the protein MIGKSTTKLINSLALKKYRSKENSFLIEGYKMVKEALDSDLKIKLLIVTDQFLSRYPVSQNDAERIIETDAKELKKVSLLQHPQNSLAVCEIPEKPNFPNSLPEGLSIYLDGIQDPGNMGTIIRICDWYGIQHVFCSPDSVDLYNPKVIQASMGSFSRIKLHECDFERLAGLAQESETPVFGAFMNGDNIYQKQLPKQAVLVMGNEGNGIRPDVEKLITDKLSIPNFSEHEIKAESLNVSVATAILCSEFKRAYSK
- a CDS encoding porin family protein is translated as MKKVLISIIFLIAGCSVFAQKQKINYLTTFDDKLFHFGFTLGMNTLDFNVVNYNPIGENTDFIPYPDDGIIWDSNIRSDVATLIPGFTVGIVTSMRLSKDFNLRFLPGLSFGERQLTFNVPVRDVNVYEEDLSYYTIRSTFLDFPLLLKYKARRINNDRPYVIFGGAYRHDISRTAQEDLIKLKNGGFYAEVGGGWDHYFAFFRFSVEAKFSFGLNDQLGDLPGGQQRLYYAQSIKNLRSKIFTLSFHFE
- the ubiE gene encoding bifunctional demethylmenaquinone methyltransferase/2-methoxy-6-polyprenyl-1,4-benzoquinol methylase UbiE; the encoded protein is MAALPYKQSKQSKKGQVEEMFDNISPKYDLLNHVLSLNIDKIWRRKTIKKLKPYQPATILDIATGTGDFAIAALKLGDVKVTGIDISEGMLNVGREKIKAKKLDDQIKFRKADSENLPFDDGAFDAAIVGFGVRNFENLEKGLSDIQRVLKPGGVFFVLEFSKPVSFPFKQIYMFYFMRILPLIGRMVSKDSRAYTYLPESVNEFPDGDRFLTILADVGFVQNECYRQTFGIASIYKAHKPNN